A genomic window from Peromyscus maniculatus bairdii isolate BWxNUB_F1_BW_parent chromosome 1, HU_Pman_BW_mat_3.1, whole genome shotgun sequence includes:
- the Rras gene encoding ras-related protein R-Ras isoform X1, with protein MSSGAASGTGRGRPRGGGPGPRDPPPGETHKLVVVGGGGVGKSALTIQFIQSYFVSDYDPTIEDSYTKICTIDGVPARLDILDTAGQEEFGAMREQYMRAGNGFLLVFAINDRQSFNEVGKLFTQILRVKDRDDFPIVLVGNKADLETQRQVLRSEASSFSASHHMPYFEASAKLRLNVDEAFEQLVRTVRKYQEQELPPSPPSAPRKKDGGCPCVLL; from the exons ATGAGCAGCGGGGCGGCGTCCGGGACTGGGCGGGGACGGCCCCGGGGCGGGGGGCCGGGACCCAGGGACCCCCCGCCCGGCGAGACTCACAAGCTGGTGGTCGTGGGCGGCGGCGGCGTGGGCAAGAGCGCGCTGACCATCCAGTTCATCCAG TCCTACTTTGTGTCTGACTACGACCCCACCATTGAGGATTCCTACACGAAGATCTGCACCATTGACGGCGTCCCTGCACGGCTGGACA TCCTGGACACTGCAGGTCAAGAGGAATTTGGTGCCATGCGGGAGCAGTATATGCGTGCTGGCAACGGCTTCCTGCTGGTGTTTGCCATTAATGACCGGCAGAG TTTCAATGAGGTAGGCAAGCTCTTCACTCAGATCCTCAGAGTCAAGGACCGAGACGATTTCCCCATTGTGCTGGTTGGGAACAAGGCAGATCTGGAGACACAGCGCCAG GTCCTCCGATCTGAAGCGTCCTCCTTCAGTGCTTCCCATCACATGCCTTACTTCGAGGCCTCAGCCAAATTGCGTCTGAATGTCGATGAGGCATTTGAGCAGCTGGTCCGGACTGTCCG GAAATACCAGGAGCAAGAGctccctcccagcccacccaGTGCCCCCAGGAAGAAGGATGGGGGTTGCCCCTGTGTCCTGCTGTAG
- the Rras gene encoding ras-related protein R-Ras isoform X3, which produces MREQYMRAGNGFLLVFAINDRQSFNEVGKLFTQILRVKDRDDFPIVLVGNKADLETQRQVLRSEASSFSASHHMPYFEASAKLRLNVDEAFEQLVRTVRKYQEQELPPSPPSAPRKKDGGCPCVLL; this is translated from the exons ATGCGGGAGCAGTATATGCGTGCTGGCAACGGCTTCCTGCTGGTGTTTGCCATTAATGACCGGCAGAG TTTCAATGAGGTAGGCAAGCTCTTCACTCAGATCCTCAGAGTCAAGGACCGAGACGATTTCCCCATTGTGCTGGTTGGGAACAAGGCAGATCTGGAGACACAGCGCCAG GTCCTCCGATCTGAAGCGTCCTCCTTCAGTGCTTCCCATCACATGCCTTACTTCGAGGCCTCAGCCAAATTGCGTCTGAATGTCGATGAGGCATTTGAGCAGCTGGTCCGGACTGTCCG GAAATACCAGGAGCAAGAGctccctcccagcccacccaGTGCCCCCAGGAAGAAGGATGGGGGTTGCCCCTGTGTCCTGCTGTAG
- the Rras gene encoding ras-related protein R-Ras isoform X2: MLCTEEKGDSYFVSDYDPTIEDSYTKICTIDGVPARLDILDTAGQEEFGAMREQYMRAGNGFLLVFAINDRQSFNEVGKLFTQILRVKDRDDFPIVLVGNKADLETQRQVLRSEASSFSASHHMPYFEASAKLRLNVDEAFEQLVRTVRKYQEQELPPSPPSAPRKKDGGCPCVLL, encoded by the exons ATGCTTTGTACTGAAGAAAAGGGAGAT TCCTACTTTGTGTCTGACTACGACCCCACCATTGAGGATTCCTACACGAAGATCTGCACCATTGACGGCGTCCCTGCACGGCTGGACA TCCTGGACACTGCAGGTCAAGAGGAATTTGGTGCCATGCGGGAGCAGTATATGCGTGCTGGCAACGGCTTCCTGCTGGTGTTTGCCATTAATGACCGGCAGAG TTTCAATGAGGTAGGCAAGCTCTTCACTCAGATCCTCAGAGTCAAGGACCGAGACGATTTCCCCATTGTGCTGGTTGGGAACAAGGCAGATCTGGAGACACAGCGCCAG GTCCTCCGATCTGAAGCGTCCTCCTTCAGTGCTTCCCATCACATGCCTTACTTCGAGGCCTCAGCCAAATTGCGTCTGAATGTCGATGAGGCATTTGAGCAGCTGGTCCGGACTGTCCG GAAATACCAGGAGCAAGAGctccctcccagcccacccaGTGCCCCCAGGAAGAAGGATGGGGGTTGCCCCTGTGTCCTGCTGTAG